One window from the genome of Alkalihalobacillus sp. LMS6 encodes:
- a CDS encoding substrate-binding domain-containing protein — protein sequence MRTYNRLYGSFVSLSVILIIFMALTLFFGYQSFHVGEEMEVKPNYSKHVAFIALDRGNEFWQLVEQNARAEAEQAGIYLDGVGPMIYDMEEGLLALERMIATGVDGIIMQGLGGEKADVLVNQAIERGIPVVFVHSDQEDSRRNRFVGNNQYEEGMRIGELLKAKGTGKEEIGVVMSSIELTDQQERLAGLEKIFEKEEYINIVAMVETTHTEFSATQKTYEMLRENPTITALISLSELNGSGMLQGANEEVSESALTMVLFDYQEREALDSFVYTQYTSPEELGVSSVRAWVDIIEETERVKK from the coding sequence ATGCGTACGTATAATCGCCTATATGGTTCTTTTGTATCTTTAAGCGTCATTCTTATAATTTTTATGGCTTTAACCCTTTTTTTCGGGTATCAATCGTTTCATGTTGGTGAGGAAATGGAGGTTAAGCCGAACTACAGTAAGCATGTCGCTTTTATCGCGCTAGACAGAGGAAATGAATTTTGGCAACTAGTAGAACAGAATGCAAGAGCTGAAGCAGAGCAAGCGGGAATTTATTTAGATGGCGTTGGACCAATGATTTATGATATGGAAGAAGGTCTGTTAGCGCTTGAACGTATGATTGCTACTGGTGTTGATGGAATTATCATGCAAGGACTTGGGGGAGAGAAAGCGGACGTGCTTGTCAATCAAGCAATTGAGAGAGGAATTCCTGTTGTGTTTGTTCACAGCGACCAAGAAGACAGTCGAAGAAATCGTTTTGTTGGGAATAACCAATACGAAGAGGGCATGAGAATTGGTGAATTACTCAAAGCGAAAGGGACAGGCAAGGAGGAAATTGGGGTTGTAATGAGTTCAATAGAGCTTACCGATCAACAAGAACGCTTAGCGGGTTTAGAAAAAATCTTTGAAAAAGAGGAGTACATTAATATTGTGGCAATGGTTGAAACCACTCATACCGAATTCTCCGCAACGCAGAAAACCTATGAAATGCTAAGGGAGAATCCAACGATAACGGCTTTGATTAGCTTAAGCGAATTAAACGGAAGTGGAATGCTTCAAGGGGCAAATGAAGAGGTTTCTGAATCGGCTCTTACGATGGTTTTGTTCGATTATCAAGAAAGGGAAGCGTTAGACTCATTCGTATACACACAGTACACATCGCCTGAAGAGCTCGGAGTATCATCTGTAAGAGCGTGGGTAGACATTATTGAAGAAACCGAAAGGGTTAAAAAATGA
- a CDS encoding histidine kinase produces the protein MSRLKTIRGKLFICFFTFIVLFNMVVVSIYWSSLKLTEEYHEGFERLLAYNQVSQQANDLYEATRAYLSDRNEERLQDYYEQRTSMKQSISTIHEGAYNVPLHLNTYYHLVQSHVQNSEVAVGFVLRDNVEGYQSLQNLQNTTNFIQEDTLDLIDLQLTDYQDMYQDLARRNEAYIYFTIFLVLSTLCIGGLITLWVANSINRPLMHLTDSAKEVAKGNFTISPVEIRTNDELKVLGNSFNRMLKDLNVFIIEMKEKAEMAQLVKELEFKHLQNQMNPHFLFNTLNTVSKMAYLESAERTSRLIESVSKLMRYNLSHTKSAPSVPLAEEVNVVKSYFHIQRTRFRDRITFKLNLDERLLKQHIPRLTIQPLIENACIHGVEELEEGGEITLNIYSMNEATVIEVIDNGQGIASEKLAYLLEDPFIMNEASGHSTQIGIANVKRRLELFFQQGQLLTIQSKVGEGTKVQIKIPYEKAVPE, from the coding sequence ATGAGTCGTTTGAAGACAATCCGTGGAAAATTATTTATATGTTTCTTTACCTTCATTGTGCTTTTTAACATGGTTGTTGTTTCTATTTACTGGAGTTCTCTAAAGTTAACAGAGGAGTATCATGAGGGATTTGAAAGGTTGTTGGCGTATAACCAAGTCTCGCAACAGGCAAATGATTTATATGAAGCGACAAGAGCTTATCTTAGTGATCGGAATGAAGAACGATTACAAGACTATTATGAACAACGAACGAGCATGAAACAGTCCATTTCTACGATACATGAGGGAGCGTACAATGTACCTCTCCATTTAAATACTTACTATCACTTGGTTCAATCCCATGTACAGAATAGTGAAGTTGCTGTTGGTTTTGTACTGCGTGATAATGTAGAAGGCTATCAGTCTTTGCAAAATTTACAAAATACAACAAATTTCATTCAAGAAGACACGTTGGATTTGATTGATTTACAATTAACCGACTATCAAGATATGTACCAAGATTTAGCGAGACGTAATGAAGCGTATATTTATTTCACGATATTTCTTGTTTTATCAACACTTTGTATAGGGGGATTGATTACGTTGTGGGTGGCAAATTCCATCAATCGCCCGCTCATGCATTTGACCGACTCCGCAAAAGAAGTGGCAAAAGGGAATTTTACGATCTCACCTGTTGAGATTCGAACGAATGACGAGCTGAAGGTATTAGGGAATTCTTTTAATCGAATGTTAAAAGATTTGAATGTCTTCATAATTGAAATGAAGGAAAAGGCTGAAATGGCTCAATTAGTGAAGGAATTAGAATTCAAGCACCTTCAAAATCAAATGAATCCCCATTTTCTATTTAACACACTAAATACTGTGTCGAAAATGGCGTATTTAGAAAGTGCAGAGCGGACGTCACGTCTAATTGAATCAGTATCAAAATTGATGCGCTACAATTTAAGTCACACTAAATCCGCCCCTTCTGTTCCATTGGCGGAGGAAGTGAACGTGGTTAAAAGTTATTTTCATATTCAAAGGACTAGATTCCGTGATCGAATTACGTTCAAGCTTAACCTTGATGAGCGTCTACTAAAGCAACATATACCACGGCTTACCATCCAGCCGCTTATTGAAAATGCGTGTATTCATGGTGTTGAAGAACTTGAGGAAGGTGGCGAAATCACGTTGAATATCTACAGCATGAATGAAGCGACAGTCATTGAAGTAATCGATAATGGGCAAGGAATAGCTTCTGAAAAGTTGGCTTATCTCCTAGAGGACCCTTTCATAATGAACGAAGCGAGTGGACATTCGACGCAAATAGGAATCGCAAATGTTAAAAGACGATTAGAATTATTTTTTCAACAAGGTCAATTGCTAACGATTCAATCAAAAGTAGGAGAGGGGACAAAGGTGCAAATTAAAATCCCTTATGAAAAGGCGGTGCCCGAATGA
- a CDS encoding response regulator: MKVLIAEDEWLEREAMVKFLQRHVPEITVVAQAENGRKAIKLAKETQPELLLMDIKMPGLNGLEAMSAIREMLPSALFIMISAHDSFAFAKEALTLGAVGYILKPTGKEELLDIISSAQAKLNEMKMYQKKETDQLEELLMHGIVYGSGQIEELKDKLYLQAKSGWIIVMEIDDTVCTSNLKEQLMRWSEARVFQYEHDKKMIFLFLSEHEDPSNDKHRLTKRLLFTYGKELKLGIGSVNTNLAIMQESYYEALAMMYKKQSGFDANQMLMACTSILRTGDKGKSLEACIQFIQNKEFMNEQLFYVIQTLLMERKLSIGECPLDQLKTIDDWISYIERCCDQMKSYNQSMNQVERAKDWIQQNVTRSITLDDAARHVQLSPSYFSFIFKETTGATFTDYVTNHRLEKATKLLMENQYSLKEISYMVGYKDPNYFSKVFKKHFHVSPSHYRT; this comes from the coding sequence ATGAAAGTTCTAATTGCTGAAGATGAATGGTTGGAACGAGAAGCGATGGTGAAGTTTTTGCAAAGGCATGTACCGGAAATAACCGTTGTTGCTCAGGCTGAAAATGGCAGAAAGGCTATTAAACTTGCTAAAGAAACGCAGCCGGAACTGCTATTAATGGACATTAAAATGCCGGGACTAAATGGATTAGAAGCCATGTCGGCTATTCGAGAGATGTTGCCTTCTGCTCTTTTTATTATGATTTCCGCCCATGACTCCTTTGCGTTTGCAAAAGAAGCATTAACCCTTGGTGCGGTTGGCTATATTTTGAAACCAACTGGAAAAGAAGAACTGCTCGATATAATAAGCTCTGCTCAAGCAAAATTGAATGAGATGAAAATGTACCAGAAAAAAGAAACCGATCAATTAGAAGAGTTGTTGATGCACGGGATTGTCTACGGGAGTGGTCAAATTGAAGAACTGAAAGATAAGCTCTATTTGCAAGCAAAGTCAGGCTGGATCATCGTAATGGAGATCGATGATACTGTGTGTACGTCCAATCTTAAAGAGCAACTAATGCGTTGGTCAGAGGCAAGGGTTTTTCAATATGAGCACGACAAAAAGATGATCTTTTTATTCTTATCAGAGCATGAGGATCCCTCAAATGATAAGCATAGATTGACCAAACGTTTACTGTTTACATATGGAAAGGAGCTTAAACTTGGAATAGGAAGTGTAAATACGAATCTAGCGATTATGCAAGAGAGTTATTACGAGGCTTTGGCGATGATGTATAAGAAACAGAGTGGTTTTGATGCAAATCAAATGCTCATGGCGTGCACGTCGATTTTACGTACCGGCGATAAAGGGAAATCGTTAGAGGCATGTATACAATTCATTCAAAACAAAGAGTTTATGAATGAACAATTGTTTTACGTGATACAAACTCTTTTAATGGAGCGAAAGCTTTCAATAGGCGAATGTCCACTTGATCAGTTAAAAACGATTGACGACTGGATTTCGTATATAGAACGTTGTTGTGACCAGATGAAAAGTTATAACCAATCAATGAATCAAGTAGAGCGTGCAAAAGACTGGATTCAACAGAATGTGACTAGATCGATTACTCTAGATGATGCGGCTCGACATGTTCAATTAAGCCCGTCGTATTTTTCGTTCATTTTTAAAGAAACAACCGGTGCTACTTTTACTGATTATGTAACAAACCATCGTCTTGAAAAAGCCACTAAATTGCTGATGGAAAACCAATATAGTTTAAAAGAGATTAGTTATATGGTCGGGTACAAGGATCCAAATTATTTTAGTAAAGTGTTCAAAAAACATTTCCACGTCTCCCCTAGTCATTATCGAACCTAA
- a CDS encoding ABC transporter substrate-binding protein, with protein sequence MKRTYKFLFSIAALGLLATGCNADEDTGGGNESSGGSDQGEIEIFSWWTGAGEEDGLLALIDYFEEEYSELTVVNAAVAGGAGTNAKAVLATRMQGNDPPSTFQVHAGEELIQTWVAAGMMEPLNEFYDEHDLLDKFPEELIEMVSDEGDIYSVPMNIHRSNVVFYNRSVFEEHNLEIPTSLEELMDVAETLQDADITPIALGDQEPWTATHLFENVLLAELGPESYNRLWQGELSFEDESVVQAANQFAGLLDYVNPDHASRNWQDSAQLVGEGEAAMINMGDWAHGYLLNDLGLEVNEDYGYFPFPGTEGSFNVVSDTFGLPTGVENPDEVKEFLSVLATPEAQDIFNPLKGGIPARIDADESQYDVYGQSAIDDFRNGVLTPSLAHGSAMSEGYLTQANQAVNIFVTQKDVDRFVESLESARDE encoded by the coding sequence ATGAAACGAACCTACAAATTTCTTTTTTCAATAGCAGCTCTTGGGTTACTAGCTACAGGTTGTAATGCTGATGAAGATACTGGTGGTGGAAATGAGAGTAGTGGTGGCAGCGATCAAGGAGAAATCGAAATTTTTAGCTGGTGGACAGGTGCCGGCGAGGAAGACGGCTTACTGGCGTTAATCGATTATTTCGAAGAGGAATATTCAGAACTTACGGTTGTGAATGCCGCTGTTGCTGGAGGCGCTGGGACAAACGCGAAAGCGGTGCTGGCTACACGCATGCAAGGAAACGATCCACCATCAACTTTCCAAGTACATGCAGGTGAAGAGTTAATCCAAACGTGGGTTGCAGCAGGTATGATGGAACCGTTAAATGAGTTTTATGATGAACACGATTTACTAGATAAATTTCCAGAAGAATTAATAGAAATGGTTAGTGATGAGGGCGATATTTATTCTGTGCCTATGAATATTCATAGGAGCAATGTCGTCTTTTACAATCGAAGTGTGTTTGAAGAACACAATCTTGAGATCCCAACGTCTTTAGAAGAATTAATGGATGTTGCTGAAACGCTGCAAGACGCTGATATTACGCCAATCGCACTTGGAGATCAAGAGCCTTGGACAGCAACGCATTTATTTGAAAATGTATTATTAGCTGAGCTAGGTCCCGAATCGTACAACCGTCTATGGCAAGGCGAACTTTCCTTTGAAGACGAGAGTGTTGTTCAAGCTGCAAATCAATTTGCTGGATTGCTGGATTACGTAAATCCTGATCATGCTTCAAGAAACTGGCAAGATTCAGCCCAGCTCGTTGGAGAGGGAGAAGCAGCGATGATTAATATGGGTGATTGGGCTCATGGGTACCTTTTAAATGATTTAGGTCTTGAAGTGAACGAAGACTATGGATACTTTCCATTCCCTGGTACGGAAGGGAGTTTTAACGTAGTGAGCGATACATTTGGTTTACCGACAGGTGTTGAGAATCCGGATGAAGTGAAAGAATTTCTTAGTGTGCTGGCAACACCTGAAGCACAGGATATTTTCAACCCGTTAAAAGGAGGAATTCCAGCAAGAATTGATGCCGACGAGAGTCAGTATGATGTGTATGGGCAATCAGCTATCGACGATTTCAGAAATGGTGTACTCACACCGAGTTTGGCACATGGTTCAGCCATGTCAGAAGGGTACTTAACTCAAGCAAATCAAGCCGTGAATATTTTTGTGACCCAAAAAGATGTAGATCGTTTTGTAGAATCACTTGAAAGTGCAAGAGATGAATAA
- a CDS encoding carbohydrate ABC transporter permease produces the protein MKQAPSSLVKTKTIAIPKRKKRRSTDQWTAIAFLLPSLVLIAIFVYGFISWTGYVSLSNWNTLAPDFSFAGLSNYTRLFDDFRFQSGLRNTLFFTIFFIAGVITLGLSIAIMLDKKMFGEGFFRNIFLFPMALSFVVTGVIWQWLLNPSTGFNDFLAFFNIQPLWYTDTTIIGGFQWGQIEFGIPVAILAVVLAAIWQMTGFSLAMYLAGLRGIPDELREAARVDGATEAQVYCKIVIPMLRPITLSVVIIMAHISLKIFDLVYAMTGPGANFVTDVPGLYMFETTFRGNYYAQGAAIAMIMLFFVALFIVPYLWNNRRRES, from the coding sequence ATGAAGCAAGCACCTTCGTCCCTTGTAAAAACAAAAACCATTGCAATACCAAAAAGGAAAAAAAGACGATCCACTGATCAATGGACGGCCATCGCTTTTCTCCTTCCATCCCTAGTGTTAATTGCAATTTTTGTCTATGGTTTTATTAGCTGGACTGGATATGTTTCTCTTAGCAATTGGAACACGTTAGCGCCTGATTTTTCATTTGCTGGTTTATCGAATTACACCCGTTTATTTGATGATTTTCGCTTCCAATCAGGATTACGAAATACGTTATTCTTCACGATCTTTTTTATTGCAGGTGTCATTACACTAGGTTTGAGCATTGCCATTATGTTAGATAAGAAGATGTTTGGAGAAGGCTTCTTTCGTAATATCTTCTTATTTCCAATGGCGCTTTCATTTGTTGTGACAGGCGTTATCTGGCAGTGGCTATTAAACCCTTCTACAGGGTTTAATGATTTTCTCGCATTCTTTAATATTCAACCTTTATGGTATACAGATACAACGATTATTGGGGGATTTCAGTGGGGACAAATTGAATTTGGGATACCGGTTGCAATCTTAGCCGTTGTTTTAGCTGCAATTTGGCAAATGACCGGTTTTTCACTGGCCATGTACCTTGCTGGTTTGAGAGGGATTCCAGATGAATTACGCGAAGCTGCTCGAGTAGACGGTGCGACGGAAGCTCAAGTGTACTGTAAAATTGTTATCCCCATGCTCCGACCGATTACGTTAAGTGTTGTTATTATTATGGCTCATATTTCGTTGAAAATTTTTGACCTCGTTTATGCGATGACCGGTCCAGGAGCAAATTTTGTGACGGACGTTCCTGGTTTATATATGTTCGAGACAACATTTCGAGGAAATTACTATGCTCAAGGAGCTGCAATCGCAATGATTATGTTGTTCTTTGTTGCACTATTTATAGTTCCATATCTTTGGAATAATCGGAGGAGGGAAAGCTAA
- a CDS encoding carbohydrate ABC transporter permease — MRTLIQLPKYVLLVALAIFFLSPIYVILVTSLKPLQEVSLSAMWSLPSTLDFSSYALAFEALAPHFMNTIYLVIPATLLSALLGAMNGYVLSKWRFKGSEVLFTCMLFGMFIPYQSILIPLIQFLRSVELYNTIPGLILAHVVYGLPITTLMFRNFYANIPDTMIEAAKVDGASFLGIFRRIILPLSITGFVVVAIWQFTNIWNEFLFAVTITNSGSQPIMVALQNLSGSQIVQWNVQMAGALLAALPTLLVYILLGKYFVRGLLAGSVKG; from the coding sequence ATGCGCACGTTAATTCAATTGCCGAAGTATGTGTTATTAGTTGCGCTAGCAATCTTTTTTCTATCGCCGATTTATGTCATACTCGTCACAAGTTTAAAACCGCTACAAGAAGTATCGTTGAGTGCGATGTGGTCCTTGCCTTCTACCCTTGATTTCTCAAGCTATGCTTTAGCATTTGAAGCACTGGCGCCTCATTTTATGAATACAATTTATCTAGTCATTCCAGCAACGCTTTTATCTGCTTTACTAGGTGCGATGAATGGCTATGTGCTCTCGAAATGGCGTTTCAAAGGTTCTGAAGTTTTATTTACTTGCATGTTATTCGGTATGTTTATCCCGTACCAGAGTATTTTAATTCCTCTTATTCAATTTTTGCGTTCTGTTGAGCTTTATAACACGATCCCTGGTCTTATACTTGCCCACGTAGTTTATGGCTTGCCGATTACAACGCTGATGTTTCGAAACTTTTATGCGAATATACCCGATACAATGATCGAAGCTGCAAAAGTGGATGGAGCAAGCTTTCTAGGTATCTTTCGTAGAATTATTCTCCCTCTATCAATTACAGGATTTGTTGTTGTGGCTATTTGGCAGTTTACAAACATCTGGAATGAGTTTTTGTTTGCTGTAACAATTACAAATTCAGGTAGCCAACCAATAATGGTAGCTTTGCAAAATTTATCAGGCAGTCAGATCGTGCAATGGAATGTGCAAATGGCTGGCGCGTTGCTCGCGGCATTGCCAACTTTACTTGTTTATATTCTTTTAGGAAAATATTTTGTAAGAGGGTTATTAGCGGGATCGGTAAAAGGATAA
- a CDS encoding LacI family DNA-binding transcriptional regulator encodes MTTIRDVAKYANVSVATVSRVLNNKGYVSKVAEEAVQQAISALNYKPNAVARSLYNKKSRMIGLLIPDIANPFFPEVARAIEDVALKAGYTVVLCNTDSKLEKERHYLNTLEQKYVDGIIAATGVGSYDHYKDLNVPIVALDRYISEDVPTVMVENKQGARIATEHLVEQGCTYLVHLRGRSGLGTADDRYEGFKETVERYNVKHIVVETGFNIHTAEAKMRKLLSQHPKIDGIFAGSDVTAAGAMKAAHTLKRAIPDDLQIIGFDGIAYGEMLSPSLSTMKQPIYRIGEKAISLLIEQIEKKNVETHHYVFPPVLQLRGTTKRGKAYE; translated from the coding sequence ATGACAACAATTAGAGATGTAGCAAAATACGCGAATGTATCTGTAGCTACAGTCTCGCGTGTGTTAAATAATAAAGGGTATGTGAGTAAAGTAGCTGAAGAGGCTGTGCAACAGGCAATCTCAGCATTAAATTATAAGCCAAATGCGGTTGCCCGGTCGCTTTACAATAAGAAATCACGGATGATTGGGCTATTGATTCCCGATATTGCAAATCCTTTCTTTCCTGAAGTCGCCCGTGCAATTGAAGATGTTGCTTTAAAGGCTGGTTATACAGTCGTTTTATGCAATACAGATAGCAAATTAGAGAAAGAACGTCATTACTTAAATACATTGGAACAGAAATATGTTGATGGCATTATTGCGGCTACTGGTGTGGGAAGCTATGACCATTACAAAGATTTAAACGTCCCAATCGTTGCACTCGATCGCTATATTAGCGAAGATGTGCCGACGGTCATGGTCGAAAATAAACAAGGTGCTAGGATTGCGACCGAACATCTTGTTGAACAAGGATGTACGTACCTCGTTCATTTAAGAGGGAGAAGTGGGCTCGGAACAGCGGATGATCGGTATGAAGGGTTCAAAGAAACGGTCGAACGATATAACGTAAAACATATCGTTGTTGAAACCGGCTTTAATATTCATACTGCTGAAGCGAAAATGCGGAAATTATTAAGCCAACATCCTAAAATAGACGGCATTTTTGCAGGGAGTGATGTGACGGCGGCAGGCGCAATGAAAGCAGCTCATACCCTTAAGCGCGCAATCCCAGATGATCTACAAATTATCGGATTTGATGGAATTGCGTATGGAGAGATGTTAAGTCCATCATTATCAACGATGAAACAACCGATTTATCGCATCGGTGAAAAAGCGATTTCGTTACTGATTGAGCAAATTGAAAAGAAGAATGTAGAAACACACCACTATGTGTTTCCACCTGTCTTGCAACTACGTGGGACGACAAAGCGAGGGAAGGCATATGAATAA
- the rbsK gene encoding ribokinase: protein MNKPKVTVIGSINMDMVTTTPRVPNQGETIIGEAFQTAFGGKGANQAVAAARLGADVTMIGRVGEDAFGELLLESLQKEGIHTSSVVAVEKESSGVATILLSEKDNRIIVTPGANHSVDQAYLETYRSTIKESDLVLVQLEIPLDAVAYAMNICQEEGVPVMLNPAPAQTLSLETYKQATYLTPNESEYNELFLTLDDQLKDKLIVTQGSNGVKWMEQGIEKWIAGHQVNVVDTTGAGDTFNGALAVAIARKEPLENAVSFANAAAALSVQAFGAQVGMPTEEHVHRFLKEAGGR from the coding sequence ATGAATAAACCGAAAGTCACAGTTATTGGAAGCATAAACATGGACATGGTCACAACAACGCCACGTGTGCCAAACCAAGGAGAAACAATCATAGGCGAAGCGTTTCAGACCGCTTTCGGCGGAAAAGGCGCTAATCAAGCAGTTGCTGCAGCCCGTTTAGGTGCGGACGTAACGATGATCGGTCGTGTAGGGGAAGATGCATTCGGGGAACTCCTTTTAGAGAGCTTGCAAAAAGAAGGTATCCACACATCGAGCGTCGTGGCTGTGGAAAAGGAGAGCTCAGGTGTAGCGACGATTCTTCTTTCAGAAAAAGATAATCGTATCATTGTGACACCAGGTGCAAATCATTCTGTTGATCAAGCGTACCTTGAAACGTACCGGTCAACGATTAAAGAAAGTGACCTCGTGCTTGTCCAATTAGAAATTCCGCTGGATGCGGTTGCCTATGCAATGAACATCTGTCAGGAGGAAGGCGTGCCGGTTATGTTAAATCCGGCACCGGCTCAGACGCTTTCACTTGAAACGTATAAGCAAGCGACATACTTAACACCAAACGAAAGTGAATACAACGAGCTTTTTCTAACGCTTGATGATCAATTAAAAGATAAGCTCATCGTGACACAAGGGTCAAATGGTGTGAAGTGGATGGAACAGGGGATCGAAAAATGGATCGCGGGCCATCAAGTAAACGTTGTTGATACAACAGGAGCAGGCGATACGTTTAATGGCGCCCTTGCCGTCGCAATCGCTCGTAAGGAACCGTTAGAAAATGCCGTTTCGTTTGCAAATGCGGCGGCGGCGTTGTCTGTACAAGCGTTCGGTGCACAAGTGGGGATGCCGACAGAAGAACACGTACACAGATTCTTGAAGGAAGCTGGAGGGCGATAG
- the rbsD gene encoding D-ribose pyranase, whose translation MKKTGILNRDIARILATLGHTDHIVIADCGLPIPSGVECIDLSLRKGFPSFIDVLEEVLEDMEVEAMIAAEEVSEQNPCIHAAIQSKGLPTYYLPHQDLKVETAKAKAVIRTGESTPFANVILRAGVLF comes from the coding sequence ATGAAGAAGACTGGCATACTGAATCGAGATATTGCACGGATTTTGGCAACGCTAGGTCATACAGATCATATTGTCATTGCAGATTGTGGGCTTCCAATCCCTTCAGGCGTTGAATGTATTGATTTATCGCTTCGGAAAGGGTTTCCTTCCTTTATTGATGTGTTGGAAGAAGTGCTTGAAGATATGGAAGTTGAAGCAATGATTGCGGCGGAAGAAGTAAGTGAACAGAATCCGTGTATTCATGCCGCTATTCAAAGCAAAGGGCTGCCAACCTACTACTTGCCACATCAAGATTTGAAAGTTGAAACCGCCAAAGCGAAAGCCGTTATTCGGACTGGGGAGTCTACACCTTTTGCTAACGTCATTTTACGAGCAGGCGTTTTATTCTAA
- a CDS encoding sugar ABC transporter ATP-binding protein: MIVEMENIDKAFSGNQVLKNVFFSLEKGEIHALMGENGAGKSTLMKILTGIYPRDGGNVRVKGKDVSYTHPKDAEGDGITVIHQELNILPELSVAENLFLGNEQTVWKTGWLKTKEMNRLAEKQLAELGLHIKATERAGNLSVGKQQIIEIAKALMTDADVIIMDEPTAALTDREIDTLFEVVRGLQAKGVTFVYISHRMEEIFSLCQRITVLRDGQYVATKVIKETDFDEIVRLMVGRELGGRFPDYDLQPGEVKLAVKGISREGEFESVSFDVRAGEIFGIAGLMGAGRSEVVESLFGYRKVASGTVELDGKPVIFKKPIQAIEKGIGFVSEDRKSKGLIVDFSVRDNISLTNLSAVSSSGIMLRTKEQQLYEELVKKLGVRTSGPNQQAKSLSGGNQQKVVIAKWLGIKPKVLILDEPTRGVDVGAKKEIYTIMNELAKQGVAILMVSSELPEVIGLSSRVGVMFEGKMLKILDRHELTEEAIMHEATGGEKHVRQ, from the coding sequence TTGATTGTTGAAATGGAGAACATTGATAAAGCATTTAGCGGCAACCAAGTGTTAAAGAACGTCTTTTTTTCTCTGGAAAAAGGCGAAATTCACGCACTGATGGGGGAAAATGGCGCTGGGAAATCAACATTGATGAAAATCTTGACAGGAATCTATCCTCGTGATGGTGGCAACGTTCGTGTAAAAGGAAAAGATGTGTCTTATACTCATCCAAAAGACGCGGAAGGTGATGGCATTACGGTAATTCACCAAGAATTAAATATTTTGCCTGAGCTTTCAGTTGCAGAGAACTTGTTTTTAGGAAATGAGCAAACTGTTTGGAAAACTGGTTGGTTAAAAACGAAGGAAATGAATCGTTTAGCTGAAAAGCAATTAGCGGAACTAGGTCTTCATATAAAGGCGACTGAACGTGCCGGGAATTTATCTGTCGGCAAACAGCAAATTATTGAAATTGCCAAAGCGCTTATGACCGATGCGGACGTTATTATTATGGACGAGCCTACTGCAGCTTTAACTGATCGAGAGATTGATACGCTTTTTGAAGTTGTGAGAGGTCTTCAGGCAAAAGGCGTGACATTTGTCTATATTTCGCATCGTATGGAAGAAATTTTTTCCCTTTGCCAGCGAATTACGGTGCTAAGAGATGGTCAGTATGTGGCGACAAAGGTTATTAAGGAAACAGATTTTGATGAGATTGTCCGACTCATGGTTGGTCGTGAGTTAGGTGGGCGCTTTCCAGATTACGATTTACAGCCTGGAGAGGTTAAGTTAGCTGTGAAGGGAATCTCTCGAGAAGGAGAATTTGAAAGCGTCTCCTTTGACGTCAGAGCTGGAGAAATTTTTGGCATTGCTGGATTAATGGGTGCTGGTCGGTCGGAAGTAGTTGAGAGCCTATTTGGTTACCGTAAGGTCGCTAGCGGCACAGTTGAATTAGACGGCAAACCGGTAATCTTTAAAAAACCTATTCAAGCGATTGAAAAAGGCATTGGTTTCGTTTCAGAGGATCGTAAATCGAAAGGATTGATCGTCGATTTTTCCGTGCGAGACAATATTAGTTTAACAAATTTGAGTGCGGTTTCATCATCGGGCATCATGCTGCGGACAAAAGAACAGCAGCTCTATGAAGAGCTAGTAAAGAAACTTGGCGTACGTACGTCTGGGCCGAATCAGCAAGCGAAATCTCTAAGTGGAGGGAACCAGCAAAAGGTTGTCATCGCAAAGTGGCTTGGAATAAAACCGAAAGTTCTTATTTTGGATGAACCTACCCGTGGCGTAGACGTAGGGGCTAAGAAAGAAATTTATACGATTATGAACGAATTAGCAAAACAAGGGGTTGCGATTTTGATGGTGTCGTCAGAATTACCGGAAGTCATTGGATTAAGTAGTCGAGTTGGTGTCATGTTTGAAGGCAAGATGCTGAAGATTCTTGATCGCCACGAGTTAACGGAAGAAGCCATCATGCATGAAGCGACTGGAGGAGAAAAACATGTTCGACAATAA